One genomic window of Sporosarcina ureae includes the following:
- a CDS encoding MIP/aquaporin family protein, protein MTPFTGELIGTMILILFGGGVVAGVALNKSKAKSGGWIVITVGWGLAVTLGVYAVGQASGAHLNPAVTIGFATIGNFPWADVPMYLLAQMIGAILGAVIVYFHYLPHWKETEDPTAKRDVFATTPAIYNPLSNVTSEIIGTFILVLGLLSIGANEFTEGLNPLIVGALIIAIGLSLGGTTGYAINPARDLGPRIAHSFLPIPGKGPSGWKYAWIPVVGPIVGGTFGALFYKQFFLNENSITFWIVGAFVLAILLAAQFSIRKEVAQSNLQMQTAKTTND, encoded by the coding sequence ATGACACCCTTTACAGGTGAATTGATCGGAACCATGATATTAATACTATTTGGTGGTGGCGTAGTAGCTGGTGTAGCACTAAACAAGTCCAAAGCAAAAAGTGGAGGATGGATTGTTATTACTGTAGGATGGGGTCTTGCGGTTACACTTGGTGTGTACGCAGTGGGCCAAGCTAGTGGTGCTCATTTAAACCCTGCAGTCACAATCGGTTTCGCAACTATAGGTAATTTCCCTTGGGCGGACGTCCCTATGTATCTTTTAGCGCAGATGATTGGCGCGATCCTAGGTGCAGTAATAGTGTACTTCCACTACTTACCTCATTGGAAAGAAACAGAAGATCCAACTGCTAAACGTGATGTATTTGCTACTACACCTGCCATTTACAATCCACTGTCAAACGTAACGAGTGAAATAATCGGAACGTTCATTTTAGTACTTGGTTTACTATCTATTGGTGCCAATGAATTTACTGAAGGCCTCAACCCGTTAATCGTTGGCGCGTTGATCATCGCAATTGGCTTGTCACTAGGTGGAACAACTGGCTACGCGATCAATCCTGCACGTGATCTCGGACCGCGGATTGCCCATAGTTTCTTGCCCATTCCCGGTAAAGGTCCATCCGGATGGAAGTATGCATGGATTCCAGTAGTAGGTCCAATAGTTGGCGGTACATTCGGTGCCCTATTCTATAAACAATTTTTCCTTAATGAAAACAGCATAACATTTTGGATTGTCGGCGCATTCGTACTCGCGATTCTTCTTGCCGCACAGTTTTCAATCCGTAAAGAAGTCGCACAATCAAATCTTCAAATGCAAACAGCGAAAACAACGAATGACTAA
- the glpK gene encoding glycerol kinase GlpK, with product MTKKYIMALDQGTTSSRAILFDKKGKIFHTAQQEFTQYFPQSGWVEHNADEIWSSILSVIAGVLSEKNISAEQIEGIGITNQRETTVVWDKHTGNPIYHAIVWQSRQTADICESLKESGYNDLFRDKTGLLIDAYFSGTKVKWILDHVEGAREKAENGDLLFGTIDTWIIWKLSGGAAHVTDYSNASRTLMYNIHELQWDEELLSILGVPASMLPKVCPSSEIYTYADPEQFFGHAVPIAGIAGDQQAALFGQACFESGMVKNTYGTGCFMLMNTGEKAVKSNHGLLTTIAWGIDGKVEYALEGSIFVAGSAIQWLRDGLRMFRNSAESEQYAKRVSSTDGVYVVPAFVGLGTPYWDSDVRGAVFGLTRGTTKEHFVRATLESLAYQTKDIVDSMESDSGIALKTLRVDGGAVENNFLMQFQSDLLNVPVERPTINETTALGAAYLAGLAVGFWKDRSEIAGQWALDRPFTPNMEQQEREQLYSGWQKAVKAATVFK from the coding sequence ATGACTAAAAAATATATTATGGCATTAGACCAAGGTACAACAAGTTCAAGAGCAATCCTATTCGATAAAAAAGGAAAGATTTTTCATACCGCACAACAAGAGTTCACTCAATATTTCCCGCAATCCGGTTGGGTCGAACACAATGCCGATGAAATTTGGAGCTCCATTTTATCAGTCATTGCCGGGGTATTGTCTGAAAAGAATATATCAGCTGAACAAATTGAAGGTATTGGAATCACGAATCAACGTGAAACAACAGTTGTTTGGGATAAGCACACAGGTAATCCTATTTATCATGCAATTGTATGGCAATCCCGCCAAACTGCAGATATTTGCGAAAGTCTCAAAGAAAGCGGTTACAATGACCTATTCAGAGACAAGACTGGACTATTAATTGACGCATATTTCTCCGGAACAAAAGTAAAATGGATTTTAGATCATGTGGAAGGCGCACGTGAAAAAGCAGAAAATGGAGATTTGCTGTTTGGAACAATTGACACATGGATTATTTGGAAGTTATCTGGAGGTGCTGCACACGTAACAGATTACTCCAATGCCTCCCGTACGTTAATGTACAATATACACGAACTACAATGGGACGAGGAGTTATTATCTATCCTAGGAGTTCCAGCGTCTATGTTGCCTAAGGTATGCCCTTCTTCTGAAATCTATACGTATGCAGATCCAGAACAATTTTTTGGTCACGCGGTTCCTATCGCAGGTATTGCAGGTGATCAACAAGCTGCACTATTCGGTCAAGCGTGTTTCGAATCTGGCATGGTGAAAAACACATATGGAACAGGTTGCTTTATGTTAATGAACACGGGAGAAAAAGCTGTAAAATCCAATCACGGTCTGTTGACGACAATCGCTTGGGGGATCGACGGTAAAGTAGAGTATGCGCTAGAAGGTAGTATCTTTGTTGCAGGTTCCGCTATTCAATGGCTACGTGATGGATTACGCATGTTCCGCAACTCCGCTGAAAGTGAACAATACGCAAAGCGTGTCTCCTCTACAGATGGAGTTTACGTTGTACCCGCATTCGTTGGTCTCGGAACGCCATATTGGGATAGCGATGTTCGCGGGGCAGTATTTGGTTTAACAAGAGGAACGACAAAAGAACATTTTGTACGTGCCACATTAGAATCCTTAGCCTATCAAACAAAAGACATCGTCGATTCAATGGAGTCTGACTCTGGCATAGCCTTGAAAACATTACGAGTAGACGGGGGTGCTGTTGAAAACAACTTCCTTATGCAGTTCCAATCAGATTTACTGAACGTGCCCGTTGAGCGACCAACCATCAATGAAACAACTGCTCTGGGTGCCGCATACTTAGCTGGACTGGCTGTAGGCTTCTGGAAAGACCGTTCGGAAATTGCTGGACAATGGGCATTAGATCGCCCGTTCACACCTAATATGGAACAACAAGAACGTGAACAACTCTACAGCGGCTGGCAAAAAGCTGTGAAAGCGGCCACTGTATTTAAGTAA
- a CDS encoding IS1182 family transposase: MFKDYNMNQLILPLDLEISLQEHDIAYAVHDLVESIPKEAFDSFSHGTGCPSYHPRMMLKIILCAYTQSVFSGRKIEGLLKDSLRMMWLAQGYEPSYRTINRFRVDPNVKELLRQCFVQFRCQLVQKQLIDEEAIFIDGTKIEANANKFTFVWRKSVERYSSGLVERSSQMYEELLEKEIIPEIERESLDELSTAELSKVVEKLDETIQTYTEKINASEDVEERKQIRSLRKEPKQYRKQFQDFLARKQKYQHDMKIFGHRNSYSKTDHDATFMRMKDDYMKNGQLKPGYNVQIATEGQYTLAFDVYPNPTDTRTLIPFLDTIEQDFFDLPQYIVADAGYGSEQNYGDVIENRKRVPLITYNQYRKEKKKKYKTDPFNKANWAYDETTDTFTCPNDRKLVFRYLSNRTDRYQFTRTMKVYECEDCSSCPLRSFCTKAKEENNRKLYVNEKWEQQKEYIREKLSDTKTGEIYGNRKIDVEPVFGFLKANLGFTRFSVRGMEKVKNELAFVLLAVNLRKYTAREVNI, from the coding sequence ATGTTTAAAGATTATAACATGAATCAACTGATTTTACCTTTGGATTTAGAAATTAGCTTACAAGAACATGATATTGCTTACGCTGTGCACGATCTAGTCGAAAGCATTCCTAAAGAGGCTTTTGACAGTTTTTCGCATGGGACAGGTTGCCCATCTTATCATCCACGTATGATGTTAAAGATCATTTTGTGTGCCTATACACAGTCTGTTTTTTCGGGTAGAAAAATAGAGGGACTGTTAAAAGACAGCCTTCGCATGATGTGGCTCGCCCAAGGTTATGAACCAAGCTATCGCACAATTAATCGTTTTCGCGTAGATCCTAATGTGAAAGAATTATTACGTCAGTGCTTCGTGCAATTTCGTTGCCAGCTGGTACAAAAACAGCTAATTGATGAAGAAGCCATTTTTATTGATGGAACGAAGATTGAGGCGAATGCGAACAAATTTACATTTGTCTGGCGCAAGTCCGTGGAACGGTATAGTTCGGGTCTTGTAGAAAGATCCAGTCAGATGTATGAAGAGCTGTTAGAAAAAGAGATTATCCCTGAAATCGAACGGGAAAGTCTTGATGAACTATCTACCGCGGAACTTTCTAAAGTAGTAGAGAAGCTAGATGAAACCATCCAAACATATACAGAAAAGATTAACGCTAGCGAAGATGTAGAGGAACGTAAACAAATTCGCTCGCTACGAAAGGAACCCAAACAATACCGTAAACAATTTCAAGACTTCTTGGCTCGAAAGCAGAAATATCAACACGATATGAAGATCTTTGGCCATCGTAACAGCTACTCGAAGACGGACCACGATGCGACCTTTATGCGGATGAAAGATGATTATATGAAAAATGGGCAACTGAAACCGGGATATAATGTGCAGATTGCGACCGAAGGGCAATATACCCTCGCTTTTGACGTGTATCCAAATCCCACCGATACGCGTACACTCATTCCGTTCTTAGATACTATTGAACAAGACTTTTTTGATCTGCCACAGTATATTGTCGCGGATGCCGGTTATGGAAGTGAACAGAATTACGGAGATGTCATCGAAAATCGAAAGCGCGTTCCGCTTATTACCTATAACCAATATCGCAAAGAAAAGAAAAAGAAGTACAAAACCGACCCTTTCAATAAAGCGAATTGGGCATATGACGAAACTACGGATACCTTTACTTGCCCAAATGACAGAAAACTCGTGTTCCGCTACCTTTCCAATCGGACGGATCGTTATCAATTCACACGGACCATGAAAGTATACGAATGTGAGGATTGTTCAAGCTGCCCATTGCGTTCTTTCTGTACCAAAGCAAAAGAAGAGAACAATAGGAAGCTGTATGTGAATGAAAAGTGGGAACAGCAAAAAGAATATATCCGAGAAAAGCTTTCAGATACGAAAACAGGTGAAATTTACGGCAACCGCAAGATTGACGTAGAGCCAGTTTTTGGATTCCTGAAGGCTAATTTAGGGTTCACTCGTTTCTCTGTAAGGGGAATGGAAAAGGTGAAAAATGAATTAGCCTTCGTTTTACTGGCAGTGAACTTGAGAAAGTACACTGCCAGGGAGGTAAACATATAG
- a CDS encoding DnaD domain protein — protein MNWTLNEQQITTLFKNISSETYVLFLSQSGEESLTSAELYFIQYWRDKKLPDELINVLYQGKTMKIEGLYPFHWDIFAKEWIELNFTTAEEAMQESKNQYLRYIKKDHYFSSNEFDYLKGYIAKIESIEQFSRTKDISNETLGQLVKHLMLGQ, from the coding sequence ATGAATTGGACACTCAATGAACAACAAATAACAACTTTATTTAAGAATATAAGCTCTGAGACATATGTTTTATTCCTATCGCAAAGTGGTGAAGAGAGCTTAACTTCTGCTGAATTGTATTTCATTCAATACTGGCGTGACAAGAAATTACCCGATGAATTGATCAATGTCTTATATCAAGGTAAAACAATGAAAATAGAAGGATTATATCCTTTTCATTGGGATATCTTCGCAAAAGAATGGATTGAACTAAATTTCACAACCGCTGAAGAAGCAATGCAAGAATCTAAGAACCAATATCTTCGCTATATTAAAAAAGATCACTATTTTTCTAGTAATGAATTTGATTACTTGAAAGGTTACATCGCTAAGATTGAATCCATAGAGCAGTTTTCTAGAACGAAGGATATATCCAATGAAACACTAGGTCAGTTGGTAAAACATTTGATGTTAGGACAATAA
- a CDS encoding pLS20_p028 family conjugation system transmembrane protein, with protein MNESEIAQKLEEFQEYLSVSNIFTELSRWLGWALVQGLAWIVDALENIADTVLLLKSFYANEDIVGFVDSIKPFLYILLAFSILYAGYMLIFNKKFNREGMIINLFVACAVILLLSSGMDRAGEFTDAAIDAVKVEALYPNDESTLSGSIIQRNVVDLTEIDKNLWASTEIDKQNSTPPSKIKNINFKEKYGKDSDGISKEGEDISKHFLSLNNEGEYRAEKFDQGGLEWNNEYYFRYAIDWFTILITLGVIAFTLFSISLKLARLSFELTFNYILALIVAPADVHDGQKTKQIIQSILNTFIVIILIFLSMKVYMIGTAYLENTLTTVPYLIALIAFSLAVIDGPNMVERLFGIDAGLKSGWGVAVGAYTGMKLASGAGKGMMNLASKAKSGNQNNDTNKPIFSSNDLNSKDSISSKNLNSPVGKSEGKKSLQDEMEEEQQRKHGNNKAQNMHSTSAESIRKSEASNMPSIQSSSGSSSLSEPNNQSNAGTKRGQSVQTSNPKSIQTGTNPSTLSNDGDIAQSANTGWINSTTANNIAQVNPSRFSSGISNATQTTQQTDSVSSQTAATSPTNDQVDVIKNDNGARPTRSTEQINVVRNDSGSATKHSTEQVDVIRSNSDRRDLKTIEEVEVIQKPRQYSTGQSISKVDQINKIKNAERRI; from the coding sequence ATGAATGAATCAGAAATTGCACAAAAGCTTGAAGAGTTTCAAGAATACTTAAGTGTATCTAATATCTTCACAGAACTGTCTAGGTGGCTTGGTTGGGCTTTAGTTCAGGGTCTTGCCTGGATAGTCGATGCTTTAGAAAACATCGCCGATACTGTTCTATTACTAAAAAGCTTTTATGCGAATGAAGACATTGTCGGTTTCGTTGACTCTATTAAGCCCTTTCTTTATATATTGCTCGCTTTTTCCATCCTATATGCAGGCTATATGTTGATTTTCAATAAAAAATTCAATCGTGAAGGCATGATTATCAATCTGTTTGTCGCTTGTGCGGTAATCCTTTTGCTAAGTAGTGGGATGGATAGAGCTGGAGAATTCACAGACGCAGCAATTGATGCTGTGAAAGTTGAAGCACTATATCCAAATGACGAATCAACCTTAAGTGGTTCAATTATTCAACGTAACGTCGTTGACTTAACCGAGATTGACAAAAATCTATGGGCTTCAACCGAAATAGACAAACAGAATAGTACCCCACCTAGTAAAATTAAAAATATTAACTTTAAGGAAAAGTACGGAAAAGATTCAGATGGCATTTCAAAAGAAGGTGAAGACATTTCGAAGCACTTTCTTTCATTAAATAACGAAGGAGAATATAGAGCAGAAAAATTCGATCAAGGCGGATTGGAATGGAACAATGAATACTACTTCCGATATGCAATTGATTGGTTCACAATTCTAATCACACTTGGCGTCATTGCATTTACCCTGTTCTCTATTTCACTAAAACTAGCTAGGCTTTCTTTTGAACTGACCTTCAATTATATTCTCGCGTTAATAGTTGCTCCAGCAGATGTCCATGATGGACAAAAGACAAAACAAATTATCCAATCCATCCTTAATACCTTCATTGTAATTATCTTGATTTTCTTATCAATGAAAGTATATATGATCGGAACGGCTTATTTAGAAAATACTTTAACAACAGTTCCTTATCTAATTGCATTAATCGCTTTCTCATTAGCGGTGATTGATGGACCAAATATGGTTGAACGGTTATTTGGAATAGATGCAGGGCTTAAGAGTGGTTGGGGTGTTGCTGTCGGCGCCTACACAGGTATGAAACTAGCTAGTGGAGCAGGTAAAGGCATGATGAATCTAGCAAGCAAAGCTAAGAGTGGAAATCAAAACAACGATACCAATAAGCCCATTTTTTCTAGTAACGATTTGAATAGCAAAGATTCTATCAGTAGTAAAAACTTAAATTCTCCTGTAGGAAAATCAGAAGGTAAGAAATCACTTCAAGATGAAATGGAAGAAGAACAGCAAAGAAAACATGGTAATAACAAAGCACAAAACATGCACAGTACAAGCGCAGAATCAATACGTAAAAGTGAAGCCAGCAATATGCCCAGCATACAATCATCGTCAGGAAGTTCGTCTTTAAGTGAACCTAATAATCAATCTAATGCAGGTACTAAAAGAGGGCAATCTGTTCAAACTTCAAACCCTAAGTCAATTCAAACTGGTACAAATCCTTCAACATTATCAAATGATGGCGACATAGCTCAATCTGCAAATACTGGCTGGATTAATTCAACTACTGCTAATAACATAGCACAGGTTAACCCAAGTAGATTTAGTTCTGGAATATCAAACGCAACACAAACTACTCAACAAACAGATTCAGTTTCTAGTCAAACTGCTGCAACCTCTCCTACAAATGATCAGGTTGATGTGATTAAAAATGACAACGGAGCTAGACCAACTCGCTCTACAGAACAGATTAATGTTGTTAGAAATGATAGTGGCTCTGCAACCAAACATTCAACTGAACAAGTGGATGTTATACGTAGTAATTCTGATAGAAGAGATTTAAAAACAATCGAAGAAGTTGAAGTTATTCAAAAACCGCGGCAATATTCAACTGGACAATCTATTTCTAAAGTTGATCAAATCAATAAAATTAAAAACGCAGAAAGACGGATTTAA
- a CDS encoding DNA cytosine methyltransferase, giving the protein MDNKRLKVVSLFSGCGGLDLGLEQAGFKVVWANDIDNAAVETYEYNINPQIIKSEIKDIHVDSIPQCDILAAGFPCQPFSSAGSRKGIEDERGTLFEEAIRVIDSKKPLVVVFENVRGLLSIKNTDGSLLLNSIIATLEDVEPGYTVTYKLLKASDYGVPQQRYRVFIIGVRNDINQSFEFPSPTHSIDDKTLTVGNIIKGIKNLPNQNDVWKLSPQSENMIPFIPEGGSWKDVPYEELPERLKGIRDNIKKYRSPNFYRRYSRDEINGTITAAATPENCGILHPLENRRYSIREIARIQSFPDDFVFKGDSIAAKYRMIGNAVPPKLGEVIGKAILDMLGKINPVCLEDLRNGHTQLDLFENDKGCTLLL; this is encoded by the coding sequence ATGGATAATAAAAGATTGAAAGTTGTCTCCTTGTTTAGTGGATGTGGAGGCTTGGACTTAGGACTTGAACAAGCAGGCTTTAAAGTCGTTTGGGCAAATGACATAGATAATGCTGCGGTTGAAACGTACGAATATAATATAAATCCACAAATAATTAAAAGTGAAATAAAAGATATACATGTCGATTCGATTCCTCAATGCGATATATTAGCAGCTGGATTCCCGTGTCAACCTTTTTCATCTGCAGGAAGTCGTAAAGGTATAGAAGACGAAAGAGGAACGTTGTTTGAAGAGGCAATTAGAGTAATTGATAGTAAGAAACCTTTAGTAGTGGTTTTTGAAAATGTTAGGGGTTTATTATCTATTAAAAATACGGACGGTTCATTATTACTAAATTCTATAATTGCTACTTTAGAGGATGTTGAACCAGGTTATACAGTTACTTATAAATTGTTAAAGGCAAGTGATTATGGGGTTCCACAACAAAGATACAGAGTTTTTATAATTGGTGTTAGAAATGATATAAATCAATCATTCGAATTTCCATCACCTACACATAGTATTGATGATAAAACTCTCACTGTGGGTAATATAATTAAAGGGATTAAGAATCTTCCGAACCAAAATGATGTTTGGAAACTCTCTCCTCAATCTGAAAATATGATACCTTTTATACCTGAAGGAGGTTCTTGGAAGGATGTACCCTACGAGGAACTTCCTGAGCGATTAAAAGGAATTAGAGATAATATAAAGAAATATCGTTCCCCCAATTTCTATAGAAGATATTCAAGAGACGAGATTAATGGAACTATCACTGCTGCAGCAACGCCGGAGAATTGTGGAATTCTGCATCCTCTTGAGAATCGAAGATATTCTATTAGAGAAATTGCTAGAATTCAGTCTTTTCCTGATGATTTTGTGTTTAAAGGAGATTCAATAGCAGCTAAGTATAGGATGATTGGCAATGCTGTGCCTCCCAAGTTAGGAGAAGTAATTGGAAAAGCAATATTGGATATGCTAGGTAAAATTAATCCTGTTTGTCTTGAGGATCTAAGAAATGGTCACACTCAACTTGACTTGTTTGAAAATGACAAGGGATGTACATTATTATTATAG
- a CDS encoding LlaJI family restriction endonuclease: protein MKLDSFLYFIEEKQYSLVELRDVLEEDYINQLLKGKICEEISVNSMIKFSFVGLLNYHEKLVFILPKYIDTSNRYDFPKKMKIIIEVIRKYNRKFISGTDFLSFTGRENDKYSISFATAGYILDDYSRNGYYEKKEERMLLNGTGEINWDYTVNEVMPIIINSRPYYLDVITNNESSDRNNIITRIHKWVIANYSSLFGEWIGFADSLVKRENYSLKSLGSKEFLIAKLKAELNETYIDREINLMKVLIQIVEEVFQLASEQLNVYGTKNFEFIWEDVCRTVFNDELEKYKEFIPAPLWSEVGKDLIIEKRTFIPDLIKTYDIKEESYFAVLDAKYYNLRFTSNNVLGNPSINDVSKQLLYQKAFEGITDKKMRNYFLFPHDHDSGNILKVIGKVSLDFINPNPVVLVYLSTSKVYDMYLNNDIIKEEVFELLELQTTTVIYQD from the coding sequence ATGAAACTTGATAGCTTTCTATATTTCATTGAAGAGAAACAATACTCACTTGTAGAGTTAAGAGATGTTCTTGAAGAAGATTATATTAACCAATTACTAAAAGGGAAGATTTGTGAAGAAATATCAGTAAACTCGATGATAAAGTTCTCATTTGTCGGTCTTCTAAATTATCATGAGAAACTTGTCTTTATTTTGCCGAAATATATCGATACCTCCAATAGATATGATTTCCCAAAGAAAATGAAAATTATAATTGAAGTGATTAGAAAATATAATAGAAAGTTCATAAGTGGAACTGATTTCTTGAGTTTTACAGGTAGGGAAAATGATAAATACTCCATTAGCTTTGCAACTGCTGGTTACATCTTAGATGATTACTCAAGAAATGGTTACTATGAAAAAAAAGAAGAACGAATGCTTTTGAATGGCACGGGAGAAATAAACTGGGATTATACCGTGAATGAAGTAATGCCGATAATTATAAACAGCAGACCCTATTATTTGGACGTAATAACAAATAACGAATCCTCAGATAGGAATAATATTATAACTCGGATTCATAAATGGGTTATAGCGAACTACTCATCATTATTCGGTGAATGGATTGGATTTGCAGATTCTTTAGTAAAGAGAGAGAATTACAGTCTTAAATCGCTAGGTTCTAAAGAGTTTTTAATAGCAAAACTTAAAGCAGAACTTAATGAAACGTATATCGATAGGGAAATTAATTTGATGAAAGTTTTAATACAAATAGTTGAAGAAGTCTTTCAATTAGCTTCAGAACAATTGAATGTATATGGAACAAAAAACTTTGAGTTTATTTGGGAAGATGTATGTCGTACAGTTTTCAACGATGAGTTGGAGAAATATAAGGAATTTATACCAGCCCCTTTATGGTCGGAGGTAGGCAAAGACCTCATAATTGAGAAAAGAACATTTATCCCTGATTTGATTAAAACTTACGATATTAAAGAGGAGTCTTATTTCGCTGTTTTAGATGCAAAATATTATAATTTAAGATTCACTTCAAATAATGTTTTAGGAAACCCTTCTATAAACGATGTATCTAAACAATTACTTTATCAGAAAGCATTTGAAGGTATAACAGATAAAAAAATGCGGAATTATTTTCTGTTTCCTCATGATCATGACTCTGGAAATATATTAAAAGTAATTGGGAAAGTTTCTCTAGACTTTATTAATCCTAACCCTGTAGTTCTTGTTTACCTTTCGACAAGTAAAGTATATGATATGTACCTAAATAATGATATAATTAAGGAAGAAGTATTCGAACTCTTAGAGTTGCAAACTACTACTGTAATTTATCAAGATTAG
- a CDS encoding AAA family ATPase: MYFSLDIFNKNYQLLSDQSDGKMNQERTSGLSYFLALDMLQRELSEDVIAVPPRSALRKRFTDAVVNLLVIGRNNDGFEYQANHLGQITLSDVPISSRTSKNFLSTHVSRASDTMGESNYPTRPADSELLILGVHTSEGNFGMQKHSNWENTLMKYLDFRLCGKNTLPLIIYLLRNTNFIFDGDESPLIVIERNLREIFTEEVTDFLIENADFQPNVSWFTDDMWDINDLDTSLFKTFEKQNTAVVYETESMYESTIDLKIPRNRIIYGAPGTGKSYALNKDVENYFPDEDLFYRVTFHQNYTYSHFVGSYKPVPLYKKTTDIIFNTDRKTMLSENLEPLIDYRFVPGPFLEMFIKAYQNPKSSFVLVIEELNRANAAGVFGDIFQLLDRTESGLSEYSIRFNTDIMTFLRSEGIDLKQIRIPSNLFIWATMNSADQGVLPLDTAFKRRWSFEYLPLNLNERFVSDKKIKLSFIEKDIHWNLFRKVINNRIKDHVQEDKLLGPFFLKTYELNDPKAIVNKLLFYLREDVLRHNPEILFIKKTFSDIAEDYYSNKNVFKFDEDVFIDET; this comes from the coding sequence GTGTACTTTTCTTTAGATATATTCAATAAAAATTACCAATTATTAAGCGATCAATCTGATGGGAAAATGAATCAGGAGAGAACATCGGGGCTCAGTTATTTCTTGGCTCTTGATATGTTACAACGAGAATTGTCAGAAGATGTTATAGCAGTACCACCTCGAAGTGCTTTACGCAAAAGATTTACGGATGCTGTAGTCAATCTGTTGGTAATAGGTAGAAATAATGACGGGTTTGAATATCAAGCAAATCACTTAGGGCAAATTACTTTAAGTGATGTACCAATTTCAAGTAGAACTAGTAAAAACTTTTTATCAACTCATGTCAGCAGGGCATCGGATACAATGGGGGAATCGAATTATCCCACTAGACCGGCAGATAGTGAATTGTTAATTTTAGGTGTACATACATCCGAGGGCAACTTTGGGATGCAGAAACATTCAAATTGGGAAAACACTTTAATGAAATACTTAGACTTTAGGTTGTGTGGAAAAAATACGCTACCACTTATTATTTATTTACTGCGCAATACAAATTTTATTTTTGATGGAGATGAATCTCCTTTAATAGTTATTGAGAGAAATTTAAGAGAAATATTCACGGAAGAAGTAACTGACTTTTTAATCGAAAATGCTGATTTTCAACCCAACGTGAGCTGGTTTACTGATGATATGTGGGATATTAATGATTTAGATACATCTCTATTTAAAACTTTTGAGAAGCAAAACACTGCGGTTGTATACGAAACAGAATCAATGTATGAAAGTACGATTGATTTAAAAATCCCTAGAAATAGAATAATATACGGTGCTCCTGGAACTGGGAAAAGTTATGCTTTAAATAAAGATGTAGAGAATTACTTTCCCGATGAAGATTTATTTTACAGGGTTACTTTTCATCAAAATTATACCTATAGTCATTTCGTTGGCTCGTATAAACCAGTCCCGTTATACAAGAAGACTACTGATATAATATTCAATACAGATAGAAAAACGATGCTTAGTGAAAATCTTGAACCCTTAATTGATTACCGATTTGTACCTGGCCCATTCTTGGAAATGTTTATAAAAGCTTATCAGAACCCTAAATCGTCTTTCGTATTAGTCATCGAAGAATTGAATAGAGCTAATGCTGCAGGGGTATTTGGCGACATTTTCCAATTACTTGATAGAACTGAGAGTGGTCTAAGTGAGTATTCTATAAGGTTTAATACTGACATAATGACCTTCCTAAGAAGTGAAGGTATAGATTTAAAACAAATTCGAATACCTAGCAATCTTTTTATTTGGGCGACTATGAATAGTGCCGATCAAGGAGTGTTACCACTCGATACAGCATTTAAAAGAAGATGGTCATTTGAATACTTACCATTAAATCTAAATGAACGATTTGTCAGTGATAAGAAGATTAAATTAAGCTTTATCGAAAAGGATATTCATTGGAACTTATTTAGAAAAGTTATCAATAATCGAATAAAAGACCATGTTCAAGAGGATAAGTTGTTAGGTCCATTCTTTTTAAAAACATATGAATTGAACGATCCTAAAGCAATAGTAAATAAACTGTTATTCTATCTAAGAGAGGATGTATTAAGACATAATCCTGAAATTTTGTTTATTAAAAAGACATTCTCTGATATAGCTGAAGACTATTACTCAAACAAAAATGTTTTTAAGTTCGATGAAGATGTGTTTATTGATGAAACTTGA